In Methanosarcina siciliae T4/M, one genomic interval encodes:
- the dph2 gene encoding diphthamide biosynthesis enzyme Dph2 — MSLGISEAFDLRPDYIISVIKDTKAKRVGFQFPEGLKRKGPELAKIVEKATGAEVLISGDPCFGACDLDRTLLDHVELLFHFGHAELEDVRLSDKVYFIETRSSVDVRPVVEKALPELKGEIIGLITTVQHVHKLPDVCRVLESGGKTCVIGRGDSRLAYAGQVLGCNFSAARDEVCDEYLYIGSGDFHPLGVALSTKKRVLAADPFSGEVREVDPSRILRQRSAVIAKSLDAQVFGIIVSSKNGQMRMELASSLKEIAKKHGKEAHLILIDLVTPDQLLQFKVDAFVNTACPRLAVDEVGRFPSPMLTPQEFEIVLEEREWERLVLDEITEEPV, encoded by the coding sequence GTCTTTGGGGATCAGTGAAGCGTTTGATTTAAGGCCTGACTATATAATTAGCGTGATAAAGGATACGAAAGCAAAGCGTGTGGGCTTTCAGTTTCCTGAAGGGCTGAAACGCAAAGGTCCGGAGCTTGCAAAAATCGTTGAGAAGGCAACCGGAGCTGAGGTGCTCATCTCGGGCGATCCCTGTTTCGGAGCGTGCGACCTTGACAGGACGCTTCTTGACCATGTTGAGCTTCTTTTCCACTTCGGGCATGCGGAACTGGAAGATGTCCGGCTTTCGGATAAGGTGTACTTTATCGAAACCCGCTCCTCGGTTGATGTCCGACCCGTTGTCGAGAAGGCTCTTCCGGAACTTAAAGGAGAGATAATCGGACTGATTACCACTGTCCAGCATGTCCACAAACTCCCTGACGTGTGCAGGGTGCTTGAGAGCGGGGGAAAGACCTGCGTCATCGGGCGCGGGGACTCCAGGCTTGCCTATGCAGGGCAGGTACTCGGCTGCAATTTCTCGGCAGCAAGGGATGAAGTCTGTGATGAGTACCTTTATATCGGAAGCGGGGACTTCCATCCGCTGGGGGTAGCCCTTTCTACAAAAAAACGTGTCCTTGCAGCTGACCCCTTTTCCGGAGAAGTCCGGGAAGTTGACCCTTCAAGGATTCTCCGCCAGCGGAGTGCGGTAATTGCAAAGTCTCTGGATGCACAGGTTTTCGGGATCATTGTCTCAAGCAAAAACGGACAGATGAGGATGGAACTCGCCTCTTCTCTCAAAGAAATTGCAAAAAAACACGGAAAAGAAGCTCACCTGATCCTTATCGATCTCGTAACCCCTGACCAGTTACTTCAGTTCAAAGTGGATGCTTTTGTAAATACTGCCTGCCCACGGCTTGCCGTGGACGAAGTTGGCCGTTTCCCCTCTCCAATGCTGACTCCCCAGGAGTTTGAGATCGTGCTT